The Skermanella pratensis genome has a window encoding:
- the tmk gene encoding dTMP kinase, with product MARGRFITFEGGEGAGKSTQLKLLAAALAGQGRDVLPTREPGGATGAEEIRKLLVSGEPGRWDGVTEALLHFAARRDHLTRTVWPALDAGRWVVSDRFADSTMAYQGYGHGLGREPIERLYGVTVGDFAPDLTLILDIPPGAGVARAHARHDGEDRYERMDLSFHERLREGFLDIASREPGRCVVIDAGGTVEQVHAAVLAAVTQRLRP from the coding sequence GTGGCGCGCGGCCGATTCATCACGTTCGAAGGCGGCGAAGGCGCCGGCAAGAGTACCCAGCTCAAGCTGCTCGCCGCGGCGCTGGCGGGGCAGGGCAGGGATGTGCTGCCGACCCGCGAGCCCGGCGGCGCCACCGGGGCCGAGGAGATCCGCAAGCTCCTGGTTTCCGGGGAGCCGGGCCGGTGGGACGGGGTGACCGAAGCGCTGCTCCACTTCGCGGCGCGCCGGGACCACCTGACGCGGACGGTCTGGCCGGCACTCGACGCCGGCCGCTGGGTCGTTTCCGACCGCTTCGCCGACAGCACCATGGCTTATCAGGGCTATGGGCATGGATTGGGTCGGGAGCCGATCGAGCGGCTTTATGGCGTCACCGTCGGCGATTTCGCCCCCGACCTGACGCTGATCCTCGACATCCCGCCGGGCGCCGGCGTCGCGCGCGCCCACGCCCGGCATGACGGCGAGGACCGTTACGAGCGGATGGACCTGAGCTTCCACGAGCGGCTCCGCGAGGGTTTCCTGGACATAGCGTCCCGCGAACCCGGCCGTTGCGTCGTGATCGATGCCGGCGGCACGGTCGAGCAGGTCCATGCCGCCGTCCTGGCCGCCGTGACCCAGCGGCTCCGGCCATGA
- a CDS encoding D-alanyl-D-alanine carboxypeptidase family protein: MSVAHPRKPIAWIAGIIVSCIASVSSAASIDTIAKQAILIDMSTGTTLFEKNAHQRMPTSSMSKIMTMYMVFDRLRAGRLSLDDTLPVSERAWRMQGSKMFTELNAQIRVEDLIRGVIIQSGNDASVVLAEGLSGSEERFAEEMTRRAREIGLNESNFKNSTGWPDENHYSTASDLALLAQHLIKDYPEYYHYYSQTEFTYHGIKQGNRNPLLYRNMDVDGLKTGHTETAGYGLTASAQRNGRRLVLVVNGLPSMQARADESARLLEWGFREFESYALFKKGEPVDQAAVWLGDADTVPLVVEEDLRVTMNRDERRNLKVSVVLEEPVPAPVAQGTPLGKIVMEAPGFSRKEVPLVAGQSVDRLGFVGRIGAAAMHLISGGGS; this comes from the coding sequence ATGTCCGTCGCCCATCCGCGCAAACCGATCGCCTGGATCGCAGGGATCATCGTCTCCTGCATCGCGAGCGTCTCGTCGGCTGCGTCGATCGACACCATCGCGAAGCAGGCGATCCTGATCGACATGTCGACGGGGACAACCCTGTTCGAGAAGAATGCCCACCAGCGCATGCCGACTTCCTCGATGAGCAAGATCATGACCATGTACATGGTCTTCGATCGGCTCAGGGCGGGCCGCCTGTCGCTGGACGACACGCTCCCGGTCAGCGAGCGTGCCTGGCGCATGCAGGGCTCGAAGATGTTCACCGAGCTGAACGCCCAGATCCGGGTCGAGGACCTCATCAGGGGCGTGATCATCCAGTCCGGCAACGACGCCTCGGTCGTGCTGGCGGAAGGGTTGTCCGGCTCGGAAGAGCGTTTCGCGGAGGAGATGACCCGGCGCGCGCGGGAGATCGGCCTGAACGAAAGCAACTTCAAGAACTCGACCGGCTGGCCGGACGAGAACCACTATTCCACCGCCTCCGACCTGGCGCTGCTCGCCCAGCACCTGATCAAGGACTACCCGGAATATTATCACTACTACTCGCAGACCGAGTTCACCTATCACGGGATCAAACAGGGTAATCGCAACCCCTTGTTGTACCGCAACATGGACGTGGACGGGCTGAAGACCGGCCATACCGAAACCGCGGGCTATGGCCTGACGGCATCCGCCCAGCGCAATGGCCGGCGGTTGGTCCTGGTGGTCAACGGGCTGCCCAGCATGCAGGCCCGCGCCGACGAATCGGCCCGCCTGCTGGAGTGGGGTTTCCGGGAATTCGAATCCTACGCCCTGTTCAAGAAGGGCGAGCCGGTCGACCAGGCCGCCGTCTGGCTGGGCGATGCCGACACCGTCCCGCTGGTGGTCGAGGAGGACCTGCGGGTCACCATGAACCGGGACGAGCGCCGCAACCTCAAGGTCTCGGTCGTGCTGGAGGAGCCGGTGCCGGCGCCGGTTGCCCAGGGCACGCCGCTCGGCAAGATCGTCATGGAGGCGCCGGGCTTCAGCAGGAAGGAAGTCCCGCTGGTGGCGGGCCAGAGCGTCGACCGGCTCGGCTTCGTCGGCCGGATCGGCGCCGCGGCGATGCACCTGATTTCGGGCGGAGGCAGCTGA